Proteins from a genomic interval of Luteibacter pinisoli:
- a CDS encoding hemolysin family protein: MFAFDWLADPSAWAGLLTLIVLEIVLGIDNLVFVAILADKLPARQRDHARLMGLGLALVMRLCLLAAMSWLVTLTQPLFQWNGFALSWRDIILLVGGAFLLFKATLELHERLEAGDEHDGKAQRRVSFWLTVAQIVILDAVFSLDSVITAVGMVDHLSIMMVGVVVAMALMITASKPLTAFVNARPTVIILCLSFLLMIGFSLIAEGFGFHIPKGYLYAAIGFSIMIEVFNQTMRRNRRRSLLLGGRIMRDRTAKAVLRLLGGTVDEEGEGKKAPDTTPTDPAVFGRDELEMVQGVLDLSQRPVRSIMTPRTEIVWVDPSDDLPNLLSEARESSHHWMLVANGDLDELIGVTSSRDLLASLTEHGRLVTETAVRKPITVLASLSVLRLIDEFRRAPLQVALVVDEYGSILGLVTPADVLEAIAGEFPHESGEGDPSAVSEPDGAWLLDASLDVRRVEHLLGHRLPGASDGNFATLAGFVLQRLGRLPGVGDTFESERLAFEVTAMDGARIQRVRVAELPPEED; this comes from the coding sequence ATGTTCGCATTCGACTGGCTAGCCGACCCTTCGGCCTGGGCGGGTCTTCTCACGCTGATCGTGCTGGAGATCGTCCTCGGTATCGACAACCTGGTGTTTGTCGCGATCCTCGCCGACAAACTGCCCGCCCGGCAGCGCGACCACGCGCGGCTGATGGGCCTTGGCCTCGCGCTGGTGATGCGCCTGTGCCTGCTGGCCGCCATGTCCTGGCTGGTCACGCTGACCCAGCCGCTGTTCCAGTGGAACGGGTTCGCCCTGTCCTGGCGCGACATCATCCTGCTGGTCGGCGGTGCCTTCCTGTTGTTCAAGGCCACGCTGGAGCTGCACGAGCGGCTCGAGGCGGGCGACGAGCATGACGGCAAGGCGCAGCGCCGGGTCAGTTTCTGGCTCACCGTGGCGCAGATCGTCATCCTCGATGCGGTGTTCTCGCTCGATTCGGTGATCACGGCCGTCGGCATGGTCGACCACCTGTCGATCATGATGGTCGGCGTGGTCGTCGCCATGGCCCTGATGATCACCGCGAGCAAGCCGCTCACCGCGTTCGTCAACGCGCGGCCGACGGTGATCATCCTGTGCCTGTCCTTCCTGCTGATGATCGGCTTCAGCCTCATCGCCGAAGGCTTCGGCTTCCACATCCCCAAGGGTTACCTGTACGCCGCGATCGGCTTCTCGATCATGATCGAGGTGTTCAACCAGACGATGCGCCGCAACCGCCGCCGCTCGTTGCTGCTGGGCGGCCGGATCATGCGCGACCGCACCGCGAAGGCCGTGCTGCGCCTGCTTGGCGGCACGGTGGACGAGGAAGGCGAGGGCAAGAAGGCGCCCGATACCACTCCCACCGATCCCGCCGTGTTCGGCCGCGACGAGCTGGAAATGGTCCAGGGCGTGCTCGACCTGTCGCAGCGCCCGGTCCGCTCGATCATGACCCCGCGCACCGAGATCGTCTGGGTCGATCCGTCGGACGACTTGCCGAACCTGCTTAGCGAAGCGCGCGAGTCATCGCATCACTGGATGCTGGTGGCCAACGGCGACCTTGATGAGCTGATCGGCGTCACCTCGTCCCGCGACCTCCTGGCCAGCCTCACCGAGCACGGCCGCCTGGTCACCGAAACCGCGGTGCGCAAGCCGATCACGGTGCTGGCGTCGCTCAGCGTCCTGCGCCTGATCGACGAATTCCGCCGTGCGCCGCTGCAGGTGGCCCTGGTGGTCGATGAGTACGGCAGCATCCTCGGCCTGGTCACGCCGGCCGACGTGCTGGAAGCCATCGCCGGTGAATTCCCGCACGAGAGCGGGGAGGGTGACCCGTCGGCGGTCAGCGAGCCGGACGGCGCGTGGCTGCTGGACGCCAGCCTGGACGTGCGCCGGGTGGAACACCTGCTCGGCCACCGCCTGCCCGGCGCCAGCGATGGCAACTTCGCCACCCTGGCCGGCTTCGTGCTGCAGCGGCTGGGCCGTCTGCCTGGCGTGGGCGACACGTTCGAGAGCGAGCGCCTGGCCTTTGAGGTCACCGCGATGGACGGCGCCCGGATCCAGCGCGTGCGCGTGGCCGAGCTCCCGCCCGAAGAGGATTAA
- a CDS encoding helix-turn-helix transcriptional regulator, whose product MSDPALTNRLKVLRAERNLTQADLADLVATTRKSINAIEASRMVPSTLLALKLARALGVAVEDIFELA is encoded by the coding sequence GTGAGCGATCCCGCCCTCACCAACCGGCTCAAGGTACTGCGCGCGGAACGCAACCTCACCCAGGCCGACCTGGCGGACCTGGTCGCCACCACGCGCAAGTCGATCAACGCCATCGAGGCCAGCCGCATGGTGCCGTCGACCCTGCTTGCCCTGAAGCTGGCACGCGCCCTCGGCGTCGCCGTCGAAGACATCTTCGAACTGGCCTGA
- a CDS encoding CPBP family intramembrane glutamic endopeptidase, with translation MPDEHALPPLPAHSLPAGPSRRPGPGWGETILILVAYFALQFALGGALALLSQTLAKAFPDVVPGAADRLVAVVILTLAGAAAITLALVAKRWGPLLRDGGPGGIGFTEPTGGQILFGALMGIVAPVAGGLLTQMLAGDHPVSQSVSELADNAHIAMRIALLPVAVLVGPLVEEVLFRGALLAVLRTRLGDGWGIAISAVIFGVIHLPDLGGVWYAVPNLILVGAFCAWLRVRTRSLWPGFVCHAANNSLATLAWFS, from the coding sequence ATGCCCGACGAACACGCCCTTCCGCCCCTCCCCGCCCATAGCCTGCCTGCCGGCCCGTCCCGACGCCCCGGCCCGGGCTGGGGCGAGACAATTCTCATACTGGTCGCGTATTTCGCGCTTCAGTTCGCCCTGGGCGGTGCGCTGGCGCTGCTCTCGCAGACGCTGGCGAAGGCGTTCCCGGACGTGGTGCCGGGCGCGGCGGACCGGCTGGTGGCGGTGGTGATCCTGACCCTGGCCGGCGCGGCCGCCATCACCCTGGCCCTGGTGGCCAAACGCTGGGGGCCCCTGCTCCGCGACGGCGGCCCGGGTGGCATCGGCTTCACCGAGCCCACCGGCGGCCAGATCCTGTTCGGCGCGCTGATGGGCATCGTGGCACCCGTCGCCGGCGGGCTGCTGACCCAGATGCTGGCCGGGGACCACCCCGTGAGCCAGTCCGTCAGCGAGCTGGCCGACAACGCCCACATCGCCATGCGCATCGCCCTGCTGCCCGTCGCCGTGCTGGTCGGCCCGCTGGTCGAGGAGGTGCTGTTCCGTGGCGCCCTGCTCGCGGTGCTGCGCACCCGGCTGGGCGACGGCTGGGGCATCGCCATCTCCGCCGTCATCTTCGGGGTGATCCACCTGCCGGACCTGGGCGGGGTCTGGTACGCCGTGCCAAACCTGATCCTGGTTGGCGCCTTCTGCGCGTGGCTGCGCGTACGCACCCGCTCCCTCTGGCCCGGCTTTGTCTGCCACGCCGCCAACAATTCGCTGGCGACGCTGGCCTGGTTTAGCTAG
- a CDS encoding DUF1501 domain-containing protein: MDRRQFLLTLAATVPALTLGGKVFAAPATSPRFLLVFLRGGYDANNLLVPYGSDFYYESRPTLALARPTPGDPKSVRALDANWGLAPAVAQTMGPLWDKKQLAFIPFAGTDDLSRSHFETQDNIESGEAGDARSYASGFMGRLSGVLRGVPPIAFTDALPLSFHGTGDVPNISLKGGSKAVFDDRQSKILASMYEGTPLQAAATDGLELRQQVAQDLQSEMVAASRGAVNARGFAQQGQRMATLMKDRFRLGFVDVGGWDTHVNQGGADGQLANNLDNLSQGLAAFADGLGDAEWNNTVVVVVSEFGRTFRENGNKGTDHGHGTTYWVLGGKVHGGRVAGNQVAINAGSLLQNRDYPVLNNYRDVLGGLMQRMYGLSASDLGTVFPAAKPRDLQLV; encoded by the coding sequence ATGGACCGCCGCCAGTTCCTGCTCACCCTTGCCGCCACCGTGCCCGCCCTCACCCTGGGCGGCAAGGTGTTCGCCGCGCCAGCGACATCGCCGCGCTTCCTGCTCGTCTTCCTGCGCGGCGGCTACGACGCCAATAACCTGCTGGTGCCCTACGGCAGCGACTTCTACTACGAGTCACGGCCGACGCTGGCGCTGGCCAGGCCGACGCCCGGTGATCCGAAGTCCGTTCGAGCGCTGGATGCGAACTGGGGGCTGGCGCCTGCGGTGGCGCAGACGATGGGCCCGCTATGGGACAAGAAGCAGCTCGCCTTCATCCCGTTCGCCGGTACCGATGACCTCTCGCGCAGCCATTTCGAAACGCAGGACAACATCGAGTCCGGCGAAGCGGGCGACGCGCGCAGCTATGCCTCGGGCTTCATGGGCCGCCTGAGCGGCGTGCTGCGCGGCGTGCCGCCGATCGCGTTCACCGATGCCCTCCCGCTTTCTTTCCACGGCACCGGCGATGTCCCGAACATTTCGCTCAAGGGCGGCAGCAAGGCGGTGTTCGACGATCGCCAGTCGAAGATCCTGGCCAGCATGTACGAGGGCACGCCACTGCAGGCCGCGGCCACCGATGGCCTGGAACTGCGCCAGCAGGTGGCCCAGGACCTGCAAAGCGAAATGGTCGCCGCGAGCCGCGGCGCGGTGAACGCACGCGGTTTCGCGCAGCAGGGCCAACGCATGGCCACGCTGATGAAGGATCGCTTCCGCCTCGGTTTCGTCGACGTCGGCGGCTGGGATACCCATGTGAACCAGGGCGGCGCCGATGGGCAGCTGGCCAACAACCTCGACAACCTCTCGCAGGGCCTCGCGGCGTTTGCCGACGGCCTGGGCGATGCCGAATGGAACAACACCGTGGTGGTGGTCGTCTCCGAGTTTGGCCGCACCTTTCGCGAGAACGGCAACAAGGGCACGGACCACGGTCACGGCACGACGTACTGGGTGCTCGGCGGCAAGGTACACGGCGGCCGGGTGGCCGGTAACCAGGTGGCGATCAACGCCGGCAGCCTGCTGCAGAACCGCGACTACCCCGTGCTCAACAACTACCGTGACGTGCTCGGCGGCCTGATGCAGCGCATGTATGGCCTCTCCGCCAGCGACCTGGGCACGGTGTTCCCGGCGGCGAAACCGCGTGACCTGCAGCTGGTGTGA
- a CDS encoding glycoside hydrolase family 15 protein produces the protein MPHQANPVPGRTIGEHGIVGDLDTAALVATDGTVDFMCWPHMDSPTIFAALLDPVQGGEFSVEPALDDPRRMQLYVPETNVLMTRWMSEAGSVELTDFMPHPEAGVRVPRALLRCVRVLRGRVDIRVGCRPRFDYARDVPDVEAYGDSAVFHAGKHSLRLAATVPLTIGDGEAEARFTLGAGEHAWFMLGDESHDPLTPEECEAAYTATAEAWRRWTRRSTYRGRWRERVDRSALVLKLLTSHKHGSVAAAATFGLPEATGAGRNWDYRATWMRDASFTVYAFMRLGFVQEAEHFRQWTEDRLAALDKHDALRIMYSLDGSEARAESTLDHLAGYAQSQPVRIGNAARTQTQLDIYGELMDSLYLANKYGTASSHAGWRHVRHMVDHVSRHWSDADEGIWEIRDKPRHFLHSRLMCWVALDRAIRLAGKRSLPGPIVEWAAERDRIAEDIWANFRHPEKGHFVQTEGGTDLDASLLMMPLVRFVSATDPVWLATLDAIRDELTDDGLVFRYRNADGLEGGEGAFTTCTFWYVECLARAGRLHEAREIMARGVLYSNHLGLFSEELSLRGDPLGNFPQALAHLAFISAAFYLDRQLSHPGGQTWQP, from the coding sequence GTGCCACATCAAGCGAATCCGGTCCCCGGCCGGACGATCGGCGAGCACGGCATCGTCGGTGACCTCGACACCGCGGCGCTGGTGGCCACCGACGGTACGGTGGATTTCATGTGCTGGCCGCATATGGATAGTCCCACCATCTTTGCCGCCTTGCTGGATCCGGTGCAGGGCGGCGAATTCAGCGTCGAGCCGGCGCTGGACGATCCGCGCCGCATGCAGCTCTACGTGCCCGAGACCAACGTGCTGATGACCCGCTGGATGTCCGAGGCGGGCAGCGTGGAACTGACCGATTTCATGCCGCACCCGGAGGCGGGCGTGCGCGTACCGCGTGCGCTGCTGCGCTGTGTCCGCGTGCTGCGGGGCAGGGTGGATATTCGCGTCGGTTGCCGGCCGCGCTTCGATTACGCGCGCGACGTGCCTGATGTCGAGGCGTACGGTGACAGTGCGGTGTTTCACGCAGGCAAGCACTCGCTGCGCCTTGCCGCGACCGTGCCCCTGACGATCGGCGACGGCGAAGCCGAGGCGCGCTTTACGCTCGGTGCGGGCGAGCACGCATGGTTCATGCTTGGCGACGAATCGCACGATCCGCTCACCCCGGAAGAGTGCGAGGCTGCCTACACCGCGACAGCGGAGGCATGGCGCCGCTGGACCCGCCGCTCCACGTACCGGGGCCGCTGGCGCGAACGGGTTGATCGTTCCGCCCTCGTGCTCAAGCTGCTTACCTCGCATAAGCACGGCTCCGTCGCTGCTGCCGCGACGTTTGGCCTGCCTGAGGCGACGGGTGCCGGGCGTAACTGGGACTACCGCGCGACGTGGATGCGCGACGCGTCGTTCACCGTCTACGCCTTCATGCGCCTCGGCTTCGTCCAGGAGGCCGAACACTTCCGCCAGTGGACCGAGGACCGCCTTGCCGCGCTGGATAAGCACGATGCGTTGCGCATCATGTATTCGCTGGACGGCAGCGAGGCGCGCGCGGAATCCACGCTGGACCACCTCGCCGGCTATGCGCAGTCACAGCCCGTGCGCATCGGCAATGCCGCGCGCACGCAGACCCAGCTCGATATCTACGGCGAGCTGATGGATAGCCTGTACCTGGCCAACAAGTACGGCACCGCGTCGAGCCACGCCGGCTGGCGCCATGTGCGACACATGGTGGACCACGTGTCGCGCCACTGGAGCGATGCCGACGAAGGCATCTGGGAGATCCGCGACAAGCCGCGGCATTTCCTGCACTCGCGGCTGATGTGCTGGGTGGCGCTGGATCGCGCGATTCGGCTGGCGGGCAAGCGCTCGCTGCCGGGCCCGATCGTCGAATGGGCGGCGGAGCGCGACCGCATCGCCGAAGACATCTGGGCGAACTTCCGCCATCCGGAAAAAGGCCACTTCGTACAGACCGAGGGCGGCACCGACCTCGACGCGTCGCTGCTGATGATGCCGCTGGTCCGCTTTGTATCGGCGACCGATCCCGTGTGGCTGGCCACGCTGGATGCGATCCGCGACGAGCTGACGGACGATGGGCTGGTCTTTCGCTACCGCAACGCGGACGGCCTGGAAGGCGGCGAGGGCGCGTTCACCACCTGCACGTTCTGGTACGTGGAGTGCCTCGCCCGCGCGGGGCGCCTGCACGAGGCGCGCGAGATCATGGCGCGCGGCGTGTTGTATTCGAATCACCTGGGGCTGTTCTCCGAGGAGCTCAGCCTGCGTGGCGATCCGCTCGGTAATTTCCCGCAGGCGCTGGCCCACCTGGCCTTTATCAGCGCGGCGTTTTACCTCGACCGCCAGCTGTCGCATCCCGGCGGCCAGACCTGGCAGCCCTGA
- a CDS encoding DUF1800 domain-containing protein, producing MRSAHVACLAALLCLPAAASAADKPLTPEDAAWLDRVTFGVDSATVASYRDLGRRRFLEAQLHPRTDGLPQAIQAQIAGFDAMKTPTATLLAQMRDQYRDIKDMPDGDAKQEARKAMQKQGNQYAQQAQAAELLRAIYDENQLREQMVWFWLNHFSVFQNKGRVRWLVGDYAQNTIRPHALGKFRDLVMATLKSPAMLEYLDNAQNARDKVNENYARELMELHTLGVNSGYSQGDVQNLARVLTGVGVNFDGQPRRLRPDMQPYYLQEGVFEFNPNRHDFGDKVLLGTTIKGGGFDEVEKAVDLIVRQPACATFVSTSLAKYFVADNPPPSLIAAMAKTFRHTDGDIAAVMETMLTSKEFTASLGKRYKDPTQFLVSTMRLAYDGKPVQNPRPLVNWINQLGQAPFGRITPDGWPSTDSEWSSSGQVAKRFEIARAIGSGANHLFDLDDDGTRSVGGFPQLTTPTYYATIEPSLGPKTRNALSQATSQQEWNTFLLASPEFNYR from the coding sequence ATGCGTTCAGCCCACGTGGCCTGCCTGGCCGCCCTGCTCTGCCTTCCCGCCGCGGCCAGCGCCGCGGACAAGCCGCTGACGCCCGAAGACGCCGCCTGGCTGGATCGGGTCACCTTTGGCGTGGACAGCGCCACGGTGGCCAGCTACCGCGACCTGGGTAGGCGCCGCTTTCTCGAAGCGCAGCTGCATCCGCGCACGGATGGCTTGCCGCAGGCGATCCAGGCACAGATCGCCGGCTTCGATGCCATGAAGACGCCGACCGCCACCTTGCTGGCGCAGATGCGCGACCAGTACCGCGACATCAAGGACATGCCCGACGGCGACGCCAAGCAGGAGGCGCGCAAGGCTATGCAAAAGCAGGGCAACCAGTATGCCCAGCAAGCCCAGGCCGCCGAACTCCTGCGCGCCATCTACGACGAGAACCAGCTTCGCGAACAGATGGTGTGGTTCTGGCTGAACCACTTCAGCGTGTTCCAGAACAAGGGGCGCGTGCGCTGGCTGGTGGGCGACTACGCACAGAACACGATTCGCCCCCATGCGCTGGGCAAGTTCCGCGACCTGGTGATGGCGACGCTGAAAAGCCCGGCCATGCTCGAGTACCTCGACAACGCGCAGAACGCGCGCGACAAGGTGAACGAGAACTACGCCCGCGAACTCATGGAGCTGCACACCCTTGGCGTGAACAGCGGTTACAGCCAGGGCGATGTGCAGAACCTGGCCCGCGTGCTCACCGGCGTGGGTGTGAATTTCGATGGCCAGCCGCGCAGGCTGCGCCCGGACATGCAGCCGTACTACCTGCAGGAAGGCGTGTTCGAGTTCAACCCGAACCGCCACGACTTCGGCGACAAGGTGCTGCTCGGCACGACGATCAAGGGCGGCGGCTTCGACGAAGTGGAAAAGGCGGTGGACCTGATCGTGCGCCAGCCGGCGTGCGCGACCTTCGTCTCCACCTCGCTGGCAAAATACTTTGTCGCCGACAATCCGCCGCCGTCGCTCATCGCGGCCATGGCGAAGACCTTCCGCCACACGGACGGCGATATCGCCGCGGTGATGGAAACGATGCTCACGTCGAAGGAGTTCACCGCGTCGCTGGGCAAGCGTTACAAGGATCCCACGCAGTTCCTCGTCTCGACGATGCGCCTGGCCTACGACGGCAAGCCCGTGCAGAATCCGCGTCCGCTGGTGAACTGGATCAACCAGCTCGGCCAGGCGCCGTTCGGGCGGATCACGCCGGATGGATGGCCGAGCACGGATTCGGAATGGTCCAGTTCGGGGCAGGTCGCCAAGCGCTTCGAGATCGCGCGCGCGATCGGCAGCGGCGCCAACCATCTGTTCGACCTGGACGACGACGGCACGCGTTCCGTGGGTGGCTTCCCGCAACTCACCACGCCGACCTACTACGCGACGATCGAACCGTCACTGGGCCCGAAGACCCGCAACGCACTCTCGCAAGCGACGTCGCAGCAGGAATGGAACACCTTCCTGCTCGCCTCGCCCGAATTCAACTATCGCTGA
- a CDS encoding class I SAM-dependent DNA methyltransferase: protein MPKTYDQAYFDKWYRSAGHAVRSPAELTRKVAMVLGQAEFYLGRPVRNVLDIGCGEAPWRAVLRRLRPGIEYRGLEASEYAVMRYGRSRNIGYARFGQLAELRFDTRFDLIVCTDVLHYLKPAEIRAGLTGIGEMAEGLAFLEVYTREDDPGGDREGFFNRSASWYRSQFDEVGLIPVGSQCYASPRLARSVASLERL from the coding sequence ATGCCCAAGACTTACGACCAGGCCTACTTCGACAAGTGGTACCGCAGTGCGGGCCATGCCGTGCGCTCCCCTGCGGAACTCACCCGCAAGGTCGCCATGGTGCTGGGCCAGGCCGAGTTCTATCTTGGACGCCCCGTCCGCAACGTGCTCGACATCGGCTGTGGCGAGGCCCCCTGGCGGGCCGTGCTGCGCCGGCTGCGCCCCGGCATCGAATACCGTGGCCTCGAGGCCAGCGAATACGCGGTGATGCGCTATGGGCGCTCGCGCAACATCGGTTACGCCCGGTTCGGCCAGCTGGCCGAGCTGCGCTTCGACACCCGCTTCGACCTGATCGTCTGCACCGACGTGCTGCACTACCTGAAGCCCGCCGAGATCCGTGCCGGGCTGACCGGGATCGGCGAGATGGCCGAGGGCCTGGCGTTCCTCGAGGTGTACACCCGCGAGGACGACCCCGGCGGCGACCGCGAGGGCTTCTTCAATCGCTCCGCCAGCTGGTACCGCAGCCAGTTCGACGAGGTGGGGCTGATTCCGGTCGGCTCGCAGTGTTACGCCAGCCCCCGGCTGGCGCGCAGCGTGGCCTCGCTGGAGCGCCTCTAG
- a CDS encoding LysR family transcriptional regulator translates to MRSGLTELEAVLAVARHGSFRAAAAELEMSTSALSQSVAALEARIGTRLFHRTTRSVRLTDAGMRFADDVGPAVSGIRDAMARAGEASDELVGSLRLNTSAGAARRLMQPLLVPYMQRYPRVQVELVTEAKMIDIVRDGYDAGFRTTDIVPGDMVAVPLGPHIRHLVVGSPSYFARHGRPDNPGDLARHVSVRARMASGHIYHWEFERHGEALSVDVPGVVTLDEPHLLREAALAGLGLVYLSEYDVEADIAAGRLESVLGEWTPPFERLALYYPGRRHVPATLRALVDLIRERA, encoded by the coding sequence ATGCGCAGTGGCCTGACCGAACTCGAAGCCGTGCTGGCCGTGGCCCGGCACGGCAGCTTCCGCGCCGCGGCGGCGGAGCTGGAAATGTCCACCTCGGCCTTGAGCCAGTCCGTGGCCGCGCTGGAGGCCCGCATCGGCACCCGGTTGTTCCATCGCACCACCCGGAGCGTCCGCCTGACCGACGCCGGCATGCGCTTCGCGGACGACGTGGGCCCCGCCGTCTCGGGGATCCGCGACGCCATGGCCCGGGCTGGCGAGGCCAGCGACGAGCTGGTCGGGAGCTTGCGCCTGAATACGTCCGCCGGGGCCGCGCGCCGCCTGATGCAGCCGCTGCTCGTCCCCTACATGCAGCGCTACCCGCGCGTGCAGGTGGAACTGGTGACCGAGGCCAAAATGATCGACATCGTCCGCGACGGGTACGACGCGGGCTTTCGCACCACCGATATCGTCCCGGGCGACATGGTGGCCGTGCCGCTGGGTCCGCACATCCGCCACCTCGTGGTTGGATCGCCGTCGTATTTTGCGAGACATGGCCGTCCGGACAACCCGGGCGACCTGGCCCGCCACGTCTCGGTGCGCGCACGGATGGCCTCGGGCCATATCTACCACTGGGAGTTCGAGCGCCACGGCGAGGCGCTCAGCGTGGACGTGCCCGGCGTGGTCACCCTCGACGAACCGCACCTGCTGCGCGAGGCGGCGCTGGCGGGGCTGGGCCTGGTCTACCTCAGCGAGTACGACGTCGAAGCCGACATCGCCGCGGGGCGGCTGGAAAGCGTGCTCGGCGAGTGGACCCCGCCCTTCGAGCGGCTTGCCCTGTATTACCCCGGGCGCCGCCACGTGCCCGCCACATTGCGGGCTTTGGTCGACCTCATCAGGGAGCGAGCCTAG
- a CDS encoding DUF5916 domain-containing protein codes for MRCRFALFLAALALAPIASHAETATSGQVVIDGHIDPAEWAGARRITDFRDTQPRTGKPGSQPTEAWVLSTPKGLAVAIRVTQSPDIPRSRQATRRDEDALVDRINVMVDFDGDGRTGFDFEVKSTGGIADEVITNESDFSYDWDGIWEHAVSEDAEGYSVEVLIPWYVAQMRKPEGDTRTIGLYIDRVIASTGERMAWPAVSFDQGRFLSMFQKVQLPAYEQSLFAVTPYVVGKVEHGHGGAAFEQGADILWKPNGQTQLTATINPDFGQVESDDLVVNFSPEETFFTDKRPFFTENQGIFDFSLLDDYTQLVYTRRVGGESDDGHGPADISAAVKVNGSVGQTSYGILTAQEKGDAGRSFGALRLLRTVDTQSFGMLATRVNHPYEDRDANVLGFDHRWQPNEAFNITSNVVGSKIDQPQANSTGMGATSIAYWQMNDTWAQQWLGMYFGKRLDINDFGYLPRNDMAYFHYEVRQRVTGMAADSTYSSLLWRYRISELNNTEGLRISRRFRVQLNGNRRDGSNEQWRLDGFTASYDDLLTRGGNPVRNPPTAKLQYERTRPRIGRWSWEAEGYVSGNELTGFHRLGYYFKFVPTYFITDAFSVFAGASYEWDPNWLIWQHDNLVGSYDGRTVGIDSGVNWNFGSRQELRVKLQTLAVGATLRGAYEIDRNGRAVPSNEPVDGLGVANLGFQVRYRYEIAPLSNLYIVYNRGGYEQDTNDEVDSQFRHGFSLKDVNEGLVKVAYRLEF; via the coding sequence ATGCGCTGTCGCTTCGCCCTCTTTCTGGCGGCCCTGGCCCTCGCCCCGATCGCCAGCCATGCGGAGACCGCCACGTCCGGGCAGGTGGTGATCGATGGCCACATCGACCCGGCCGAGTGGGCCGGCGCCCGGCGCATCACGGATTTCAGGGACACGCAGCCGCGCACCGGCAAGCCTGGTAGCCAGCCGACGGAAGCGTGGGTGCTGTCCACCCCGAAAGGCCTGGCGGTCGCCATCCGCGTCACCCAGTCGCCGGATATCCCGCGCTCGCGCCAGGCCACGCGGCGTGACGAAGACGCCCTGGTCGATCGCATCAACGTCATGGTCGATTTCGACGGCGACGGCCGCACCGGCTTCGATTTCGAGGTGAAGTCCACCGGCGGCATCGCGGACGAAGTGATCACCAACGAATCCGATTTCAGCTACGACTGGGACGGCATCTGGGAACACGCGGTTTCCGAGGACGCCGAGGGCTACAGCGTCGAAGTGCTGATCCCCTGGTACGTGGCGCAGATGCGCAAGCCCGAGGGCGATACGCGCACCATCGGCCTGTACATCGACCGTGTCATCGCCAGCACCGGCGAGCGCATGGCATGGCCTGCGGTGAGCTTCGACCAGGGCCGCTTCCTGTCGATGTTCCAGAAGGTGCAGCTTCCCGCGTACGAGCAATCCCTGTTTGCGGTGACGCCGTATGTCGTCGGCAAGGTGGAGCACGGCCACGGCGGCGCGGCGTTTGAACAGGGCGCCGATATCCTGTGGAAGCCGAACGGGCAGACCCAGCTGACCGCGACGATCAACCCCGATTTTGGCCAGGTGGAAAGCGACGACCTGGTCGTGAACTTCTCCCCGGAAGAAACCTTCTTCACCGACAAGCGCCCGTTCTTCACCGAGAACCAGGGCATCTTCGATTTCAGCCTGCTCGATGACTACACGCAGCTGGTGTACACGCGCCGCGTCGGTGGTGAATCGGACGACGGCCACGGCCCGGCGGATATTTCAGCCGCCGTGAAGGTCAACGGCAGCGTGGGGCAGACCAGCTACGGCATCCTTACGGCGCAGGAAAAGGGCGACGCCGGGCGCAGCTTCGGCGCCCTGCGCCTGCTGCGCACCGTGGATACGCAGAGCTTTGGCATGCTCGCCACGCGGGTGAATCATCCCTACGAAGACCGCGACGCCAACGTGCTTGGCTTCGACCATCGCTGGCAGCCGAACGAGGCGTTCAACATCACCAGTAACGTGGTGGGCAGCAAGATCGACCAGCCGCAGGCGAACAGCACCGGCATGGGGGCCACGTCCATCGCGTACTGGCAGATGAACGATACGTGGGCGCAGCAGTGGCTGGGGATGTACTTCGGCAAGCGCCTGGACATCAACGATTTTGGCTACCTACCGCGCAATGACATGGCGTACTTCCACTACGAAGTGCGCCAGCGCGTGACGGGTATGGCGGCGGACTCGACGTATAGCTCGCTGCTGTGGCGCTATCGCATCTCCGAGCTCAACAACACCGAAGGGCTGCGGATCAGCCGCCGCTTCCGCGTGCAGCTCAACGGCAACCGCCGGGATGGCAGCAACGAGCAATGGCGCCTCGACGGCTTCACTGCCTCGTACGACGACCTGCTCACGCGTGGTGGCAACCCCGTGCGCAACCCGCCGACGGCGAAGCTGCAGTATGAGCGGACGCGCCCGCGCATCGGCCGCTGGAGCTGGGAGGCGGAAGGCTATGTGAGCGGCAACGAGCTCACCGGCTTCCATCGCCTGGGGTACTACTTCAAGTTCGTGCCCACGTACTTCATCACCGACGCGTTCAGCGTGTTCGCCGGTGCCAGCTACGAGTGGGACCCGAACTGGCTGATCTGGCAGCACGACAACCTGGTCGGCTCCTACGATGGCCGCACCGTCGGCATCGACAGCGGCGTGAACTGGAACTTTGGCAGCCGCCAGGAACTGCGCGTGAAGCTGCAGACCCTCGCCGTGGGGGCGACGCTGCGTGGCGCCTACGAGATCGACCGCAACGGCCGCGCCGTGCCCAGCAACGAGCCCGTCGATGGCCTGGGCGTCGCCAACCTCGGCTTCCAGGTGCGCTACCGTTACGAGATCGCGCCGCTCTCCAACCTCTACATCGTGTACAACCGCGGCGGTTACGAGCAGGACACCAACGACGAAGTCGACTCCCAGTTCCGCCACGGCTTCTCGCTGAAGGACGTGAACGAGGGGCTGGTCAAGGTCGCTTACCGCCTGGAGTTCTGA